The following coding sequences lie in one Sphingomonas sp. M1-B02 genomic window:
- a CDS encoding PhzF family phenazine biosynthesis protein, which yields MAEYAYHTVDVFTDRRFGGNPLAVFPAASGLDTATMQALAAELNYSETTFVLPPQDPANTAQVRIFTRTAEMPFAGHPNVGTAFVLARLGHVHEPVLRFEEIAGIVEVRLSENGAEIDAPQPLSLLGELPVPDIAACLSLPVEDIIVTAHEPVRASVGVDFILVEVAPDALARAAPDMPAYRRAATAHPSGKGRLSIFLYAQDGAGICARMFSPLSGTWEDPATGSANAALAALRLSLSGESELAYEAVQGVEMGRESRLALRAWKASDGVRASVGGGCVEVFSGTVSI from the coding sequence GTGGCCGAATACGCCTATCACACCGTCGACGTCTTTACCGACCGCCGCTTTGGCGGCAATCCGCTCGCGGTCTTTCCGGCCGCGAGCGGGCTCGATACCGCGACGATGCAGGCGCTCGCCGCCGAGCTGAACTATAGCGAGACGACCTTCGTCCTGCCCCCGCAGGACCCGGCCAACACTGCGCAAGTGCGCATCTTCACCCGCACCGCCGAGATGCCCTTCGCCGGCCACCCCAATGTCGGCACGGCCTTCGTGCTGGCGCGGCTGGGCCATGTGCATGAACCGGTGCTGCGCTTCGAGGAAATCGCGGGAATCGTCGAAGTGCGCCTCTCCGAAAACGGCGCCGAGATCGACGCGCCGCAGCCGCTGAGCCTGCTCGGCGAATTGCCGGTGCCGGATATCGCCGCCTGCCTGTCGCTGCCGGTCGAGGACATCATCGTCACCGCGCATGAGCCCGTGCGCGCCAGCGTCGGCGTCGACTTCATCCTGGTCGAAGTCGCACCCGACGCGCTTGCCCGCGCCGCACCCGACATGCCGGCCTATCGCCGCGCCGCCACCGCGCATCCTTCGGGCAAGGGCCGCCTCTCGATCTTCCTGTACGCGCAGGACGGCGCCGGCATCTGCGCCCGCATGTTCTCGCCGCTATCCGGGACCTGGGAAGACCCCGCCACCGGCAGCGCCAACGCCGCCCTCGCCGCGCTCCGCCTGTCGCTCTCGGGCGAGTCCGAGCTGGCTTATGAAGCGGTGCAGGGGGTGGAGATGGGCCGCGAAAGCCGGCTGGCGTTGCGGGCTTGGAAGGCGAGCGACGGAGTCCGGGCGAGTGTGGGTGGTGGCTGCGTGGAGGTGTTCAGCGGTACCGTCTCGATCTAA
- a CDS encoding acetyl-CoA C-acetyltransferase yields the protein MTDIVITAAKRTPVGAFLGAFASTPAHELGRVAIEAALEQAGVKGEEVDEVILGQVLTAAQGQNPARQASMNAGIPKEVPAWGVQQVCGSGLRAVALAYQAIKTGDATIVVAGGQESMSMSTHAQSLRPGTKMGDVTLVDTMIKDGLTDVFNGYHMGITAENLAEQYQVTRGDQDEFAVRSQNLAEAARSSGRFKDEISAVTVKGRKGDTIVADDEYIRAGATVDGIAGLRPAFKKDGTVTAANASGLNDGAAALVIMSREEAEKRGSPILAVIKSWASAGVDPSIMGIGPVPASKKALEKAGWSIADLDLIEANEAFAAQALSVGKELGWDAEKVNVNGGAIAIGHPIGASGARVLTTLIYEMQKRDAKKGLATLCIGGGMGIAMCIARD from the coding sequence CTCGGCGCCTTCGCGTCCACGCCCGCGCACGAGCTCGGCCGCGTCGCGATCGAGGCCGCGCTGGAGCAGGCCGGGGTCAAGGGCGAGGAAGTCGACGAAGTGATCCTCGGCCAGGTGCTCACGGCCGCGCAGGGCCAGAACCCCGCGCGCCAGGCCTCGATGAACGCCGGCATCCCCAAGGAAGTCCCCGCCTGGGGCGTCCAGCAGGTCTGCGGCTCTGGCCTCCGCGCCGTCGCGCTCGCTTATCAGGCGATCAAGACCGGCGACGCGACGATCGTCGTCGCGGGCGGGCAGGAATCGATGTCGATGTCCACCCACGCCCAGTCGCTGCGCCCGGGCACCAAGATGGGCGACGTGACGCTGGTCGACACGATGATCAAGGATGGCCTGACCGACGTCTTCAACGGCTATCATATGGGCATCACCGCCGAAAATCTCGCCGAGCAATATCAGGTCACCCGCGGCGATCAGGACGAATTCGCCGTCCGCTCGCAGAATCTCGCCGAGGCGGCGCGCAGCTCGGGCCGTTTCAAGGATGAGATTTCGGCCGTCACCGTCAAGGGCCGCAAGGGCGACACGATCGTCGCCGACGACGAATATATCCGCGCCGGCGCCACCGTCGACGGCATCGCCGGGCTGCGCCCCGCCTTCAAGAAGGACGGCACCGTCACCGCCGCCAATGCCTCGGGGCTCAACGACGGCGCCGCCGCTTTGGTGATCATGTCGCGCGAAGAAGCCGAAAAGCGCGGCAGCCCGATCCTCGCGGTGATCAAGAGCTGGGCGTCGGCCGGCGTCGATCCCTCGATCATGGGCATCGGCCCCGTCCCCGCCTCGAAGAAGGCGCTCGAGAAGGCCGGCTGGAGCATCGCCGATCTCGATCTGATCGAAGCCAACGAAGCCTTCGCCGCGCAGGCGCTGTCGGTCGGCAAGGAGCTCGGCTGGGATGCCGAAAAGGTCAACGTGAATGGCGGCGCGATCGCGATCGGCCACCCGATCGGCGCATCGGGCGCGCGCGTGCTGACTACGCTCATCTACGAAATGCAGAAGCGCGACGCCAAGAAGGGCCTCGCCACGCTCTGCATCGGCGGCGGCATGGGCATCGCCATGTGCATCGCGCGCGACTGA